gtgcgtgagtgtgtgcgtgagtgtgtgtgtgcgtgagtgtgtgtgagagtgtgagtgtgtgtaaaggcAGAGAGCAAGAGCACACCTCTGAGCCTCACTCTCCtgccacacacaaaaatacctTATTCcctcacagtaacagcacagCTTTACTCTCCctcagtcacacagcacagcttaGCTTTACTCTCCCTCAGTCACACAGTAACAGCACAGCTTTACTCTCCctcagtcacacagcacagcttaGCTTTACTCTCCctcagtcacacagcacagcttaGCTTTACTCTCCCTCAGTCACAGTAACAGCACAGCTTTACTCTCCCTCAGTCACACAGTAACAGCACAGCTTTACTCTCCctcagtcacacagcacagcttaGCTTTACTCTCCCTCAGTCACACAGTAACAGCACAGCTTTACTCTCCctcagtcacacagcacagcttaGCTTTACTCTCCctcagtcacacagcacagcacagctttaCTCTCCCTCAGTCACACAGCACATCTTAGCTTTACTCTCCCtcagccacacagcacagcttaGCTTTACTCTCCCTCAGTCACACAGTAACAGCACAGCTTAGCTTTACTCTCCCTCAGTTACACGCAAagctgccctgctctgctcacTCAGTCTGAACACTTACCTATCCACTGCAGGATGCCACTGCCCATGTTTATACGCTCATGGTGCCAGgagaaaaagtgcatttttggATAAAGCTGTCATTGGAGATTTGGCCATTCTTAGTTCCACACACAGTGCTTCTTTTTCATGTACTCATGTACATTCAGtttaaaaagacagaaacatgCAACATGCTTCCTATGTTCCGTATCTTCTCTGCAAAACCACTTTGTAGCTGAAATCATAAGCCTTAGAAAGCAAGGAAAACGCAGCAAGTTTCACCTGCGTACCATCAGATCAAAAAGACCTCACTTCTCAAATGCTGGTCCTTGGATACAGGTAACGGAATAACAAGAAacttataaatattaaaataatggatATATGGACAAATCCACCTTCAGCCATTACTTGAACCCAATATTCCAGGGCAGGCCTCAGTACAGTGAAGCCCAATTGAACCCTATGTACCTCCACTCTGAACAAGCCAGGGCTGACCCTCTGTACCTCCACTCTGAACAAGCCAGGGCTGACCCTCTGTACCTCCACTCTGAACAAGCCAGGGCTGAACCCTATGTACCTCCACTCTGAACAAGCAAGGGCTGACCCTCTGTACCTCCACTCTGAACAAGCCAGGGCTGAACCCTCTGTACCTCCACTCTGAACAAGCCAGGGCTGACCCTCTGTACCTCCACTGTGAACAAGCCAGGGCTTACCCTATGTACCTCCACTCTGAACAAGCCAGggctgaagattgttctgtagaatcctttaaaatgtgaaacgcTTTGCAAAGAGACCTGAATTAAGCCACATTAAGCTATAAAATACAATGATCTTTAATAAATCAGAAAGTGTCTGCCATGGAGTTTTAAAGGTTTTAGCGTGTAGCCAGATGAACCTCAGCACTAATAATCGCACTGCAGTCAGGTAGCCAGACATCAGAACTGCTACTCAGGCCACAGCGATAGGACGGACATCGTGTGCACAAATCCTGCAGGCAGACACGGCCTCCCAGAGTTCACTAGACAAAGGGATTGGCAGTCTCTCTTCACGGGAAAGAGCTGCCTCCTGGAACTTAAAGGGAGACATGGGATCAATAACTTTGGCAACTAGTATTTTGACTGTTGTTTGTTATGCTGTCAATAATTCGGTTAACTTCATAGGGTAGCAGACCATTGATTTTCGGTTGAAAGATGGGTAGCTTCCAAGCTTGTGTGGTCAATAACTTGAGCTAGTAAACTGGCTGTAATTTTTCACATGTAAACTAGCTTGCTCGCTAACAAAGCAATAACCTGCAGTTATTTTGTGCTGCCAGTTTACACAAAAAGCAACATTTTAATATCCTATGCTTTTACCCCCATGTTGTTCCCAGTTTGGAGCACCCGACTGCATACGGCCACACTCGTACTGGGTTTGTGAGGCAGAATCTTCGTAGGAACCGGAAGACACCAGTCTCTCATTCCGTAGCTTGTAAGATTTTACtgtaggtttttttaaaaatggacaTATTTACAGTGTGCACCACTTGACTGTATCACAGACCACAAAGATGACCCTCAAGCAAATAAAATCTGAAGAGAAGAAACCGTTAAACATCTCCATAATGCTAAACAGCATTCAAAGGAAATTtacataaaaatgcaatttacaatcacagttttttttcccacaacagTCTAGCCTCTCACCATTGTGTTGAATGTCAACCAATGAAAACAACGACTTTTCCACCCGCACATGATTTCTGTGGTTTGCGTTAGTGGGTTGGGAGTTGAAGAGAGCAGTCCTAGGTCACACAACTCTATGGCAATAACCTACAGCAATGCAGTGGTGTGAGTCACTTACTGTCACCAGCCCAAAAACATGACACACTTCCTCCCAGGAACTTCTAGCACACCACACCTCAGATGAAGAGTGAGGGCGTAGGAGCGATTCACCAAATCCCTTAATGAGCGGAGCTTACATGTGATGTCAATCATGAGTCTGCATGAACCAACCAAAATACTTTGCTCTctgtagcaaaaaaaaaagaccattaGTTGAAATCATTCACTGATAACACAAGATGGCTCTGCCCGTTTTGGGATTTGTGAAGCCTCACTCTACCGTTACTTTCCGGAAGCCTTCCTTTGTCCCTGTTCCTCGCCCCGATGCTTCCTTGGGGTTCAGAGCAatatgcccccccccacccctcggaGGAAAGAACAGCACCGCAAAACACTCTGTGGCGCCCCCTTCTGTCTCGGGGGTTAGGACGTGCTCTCCCTGCTCCCGCCCGAGCCCCCCGCGGTCACCAGGTTGCGGAGCAGCTTGCGCCGGCCGGCCTGGTAGTCCTCCTCGTCCACGTTGACCAGGAGCTTGATGGCCTCGTGGCCCACGGCCTGCTTGAGCGAGTCGGTGATGAAGACGCCCTTCAGGGCCTCCAGCAGGGAGCCGTTGATGTAGTCGCGCCAGAAGGCGTCCAGGTAGGTGAGCTCGGAGAACTTGATGTCGCAGATGATGGAGCCCAGGTCGCGGGACTTCAGGATGGTGTTGGCCTGGTTGAAGCGCTCAAACTGCCTCTCCAGCGCCTCCTGCTTGTTGGAGAAGACGTTGCCCTGGAGCGCCGACTCGTGCTGGCAGTACTCCGCTCGCACCCGGAGCCGGATATCTGCGGGAacaagggaggaagagaggacaagagagggagggaaggagagtacAGGGGGATGGGAAGGGAGTGGCAAGgcaagtttatttgtatagcacatttcaaaTCTGCCATAAAAAGCAGTTGGAAAGTTGTTACTATCCAAATATGTAATTTAACGCAATGACAAACGTTAGCGATACGTTAGCGATACGTTAGCTGTGGTTTCGCAAAGCTGAGTCAGGGGCCCTCACCGCAGGTCTGCTTCTCACGGCAGTCTGCGGCCGCGTGCACTCTCTTCCGCCGGCGGGCAGAGGGGGCCGGGCCGGGCTTGCTGTGCGAGGGACACACCTGAGCCCCGGACGGGGAGCAGTGGATCACAGGCTGGGGTCCTACAgaggtcacagacacacaattgGGGCTGGATAGTACCGAATAAGTACCGCTCActcctctgcacctccacactcactcactcctctgcacctccacactgctcctctgcacctccacactgctcctctgcacctctacactgctcctctgcacctccacactgctcctctgcacctccacactgctcctctgcacctccacactgctcctctgcacatccacactcactcactcctctgtacctccacactgctcctctgcacctccacactcactcctctgcacctccccactgctcctctgcacctccacactcactcactcctctgtacctccacactgctcctctgcacctccacactcactcctctgtacctccacactgctcctctgcacctccacactcactcctctgcacctccacactcactcactcctctgtacctcccctctgctcctctgcacctccacactgctcctctgcacctccacactcactcctctgcacctccactgctcctctgcacctccacactcactcctctgcacctccacactgctcctctgcacctccacactcactcctctgcacctccactcactcactcctctgtacctccacactgctcctctgcacctccacactcactcctctgcacctccacactcactcactcctctgtacctcccctctgctcctctgcacctccacactgctcctctGCACCTCCCCACTGCTCCTCTGCACCTCCCCACTCACTCCTATGCACCTCCCCACTgctcctctgcacctccacactgctcctctgcacctccactcactcctctgcacctccacactcactcctctgcacctccacactgctcctctgcacctccacTGCTCCTCTGCACCGCCTCACTCActcctctgcacctccacactgctcctctgcacctccacactgctcctctgcacctccccactgctcctctgcacctccacactcactcctatgcccctccacactcactcactcctctgcacctccacactcactcctctgcacctccacactgctcctctgcacctccactgctcctctgcacctccacactcactcctctgcacctccacactcactcctatgcccctccacactcactcctctgcacctccacactcactcctctgcacctccacactcactctgcctgggcccATACCTGCCCTCCTGTGGGGCGGGACCCCACtgctctcccccacccctctggGGGACACATAGCGTACTGACGTCTCCTCCAAGTACTTATCCACAGGGTCCGGACACActgagagaaagatggagatagagaaagacagagagcgagagagagagatagcgatAGAGACAGAGATCGAGATGGAGAaggacagcgagagagagagagagagagacacagagataaagagagagagagagagaattatgaCATGATATAAACAATTATACAACTGCAATGTTCACTACTGTGCTGGTGTTACAGGACATGTCTGCCCAAGGGGAAGGTATACAAGTATCTCAGCaaccagaaactgctgatctcctgtgaatGCACGCACGtacaacagtttgcagagaatggtgcagaaaaacaaaaacatccagtgagtagcagttctgcgggcaaaaacaagctgttaatgagagaggtcagtggagaatggccagactgtt
Above is a genomic segment from Conger conger chromosome 10, fConCon1.1, whole genome shotgun sequence containing:
- the dedd gene encoding death effector domain-containing protein, with the translated sequence MTSQQHPLPHANTNPPLLIPRTSSASQGRLPPQPSQSDSSHSTSAVSAPNQGVSMGGVASSSSPGGSSGATANRGVASAAAALALSRRCRPGRFEPWPEEAVDGAYGLYSLHGMFDIVGAQLTHRDVRVLSFLFVDVIDEYERGGIRSGRDFLLALERQGRCDETNFRHVLQLLRIITRHDLLPYVTLRKRQTVCPDPVDKYLEETSVRYVSPRGVGESSGVPPHRRAGPQPVIHCSPSGAQVCPSHSKPGPAPSARRRKRVHAAADCREKQTCDIRLRVRAEYCQHESALQGNVFSNKQEALERQFERFNQANTILKSRDLGSIICDIKFSELTYLDAFWRDYINGSLLEALKGVFITDSLKQAVGHEAIKLLVNVDEEDYQAGRRKLLRNLVTAGGSGGSRESTS